The proteins below are encoded in one region of Reichenbachiella sp. 5M10:
- a CDS encoding RICIN domain-containing protein — MKRKTITHSLHHCVQATMKGLLALSVLVLAVTTVQAQTTVSSLSQLIPYLDDDNVNVKLAPGTYSVTANDVSTGAIGKYWQGTTHLGNSFNVFLFEGDNSTYDFTGVTINIETETAQSVGNVDFHEFRVIGSDNVILNLTVVDDGSVNDQPTKRATNVVLDGANNRLEGCHFTVRGSYPYGYGDIFGKGGSNVIAHNKRSACLIRGNSNHVKNSTFICRSYGHGIFFQGANDPIVEGCYVEGELRSTNEVLAEEGSGSPADNVDFQTIWGFNLNDITGNYYFSLQEDGIRSYNAGETVIDGVEYDRGVTNATVLNSTVVKMRSGVTIGWASGTKYVENCTVLACETGYWVGANTNVVNCDGDASIGALLSEDVARSNSNIEITLLDNHVTPLSGEVTAIYFAGTDHEVTIHDGTTSTMSNIDILIGGQRKAHRFMTGNGSTTEGYYHNANNITFTNNTNYAIVVGDKATNTDITTCGTVTDNGTGTSVNYQTCTNDNIALGKSTSQSSTAHGGLSSRAVDGNTSGVWSHGSVTHTNAESNPWWEVDLRGTYEVDEIVLYNRTNCCMDRLSNFTVSVMNGSTTTWSQTYSAYPNPSQTIQVGGAQGETVRVQLNGSSNPLSLAEVQVYGTVASTVGGDFQLVKRNATGFAIDGGGNSGAEGRSVELYTYVQHDNMTWTEISRGGGYYSYQKLNSTVCIDGGSGGTNGQDVTLETCNANDFNQHWLKIDAGNGHYRLEKRGTNFSLDGGNNGAIDQNVYLWTSSTTNQNQQWRFDDVSAGARLRDEPLDELASSAFSFYPNPVSSRLTVQLGESNYQQFVIYNVNGMVVNQGKVADDMSKLTIDMDHLDAGLYVLKLSGNNASRSMRIIKE, encoded by the coding sequence ATGAAACGAAAGACTATTACTCATTCGCTGCACCACTGTGTGCAGGCCACAATGAAAGGACTGCTGGCACTGAGTGTGCTGGTGTTGGCCGTGACGACCGTCCAGGCGCAGACTACCGTCAGTTCATTAAGTCAATTGATCCCCTATCTGGATGACGACAATGTCAACGTCAAACTCGCCCCTGGCACGTATAGTGTGACAGCCAATGATGTGAGTACTGGGGCTATTGGCAAGTACTGGCAAGGCACGACTCACCTAGGCAATTCTTTCAATGTTTTCCTCTTTGAAGGAGACAACAGCACGTATGATTTTACAGGTGTCACGATCAACATCGAAACCGAAACAGCACAGTCTGTAGGCAATGTGGATTTTCATGAGTTTCGTGTCATAGGTAGTGATAACGTAATACTGAACCTGACAGTAGTCGATGATGGTTCGGTGAATGATCAGCCTACCAAAAGAGCGACAAATGTAGTACTCGATGGTGCCAATAACCGATTGGAGGGATGTCATTTTACGGTGAGGGGTTCTTACCCATATGGCTATGGAGATATTTTTGGCAAGGGTGGAAGTAATGTCATTGCCCACAATAAGCGTAGCGCTTGTTTGATTAGAGGAAATTCCAACCATGTGAAGAACTCTACTTTTATCTGTCGCTCGTATGGACACGGTATATTTTTTCAGGGAGCGAATGATCCGATCGTAGAAGGCTGCTATGTAGAAGGAGAATTGCGGTCTACCAATGAAGTATTGGCAGAGGAAGGTTCGGGAAGCCCTGCTGACAATGTCGACTTTCAAACGATATGGGGCTTTAATTTGAATGACATCACTGGCAACTATTATTTCAGTTTGCAAGAAGACGGCATCCGATCTTACAATGCAGGGGAGACTGTCATAGATGGTGTGGAATACGACCGAGGGGTAACTAACGCCACAGTACTGAACAGTACAGTAGTCAAGATGCGCTCAGGCGTGACGATCGGATGGGCATCAGGGACCAAATATGTAGAGAACTGCACGGTACTGGCATGCGAAACAGGCTATTGGGTAGGAGCCAACACCAATGTGGTGAATTGCGATGGTGACGCTTCTATCGGCGCGCTGCTATCAGAAGATGTCGCTAGAAGTAACTCCAACATTGAAATCACACTTTTGGACAATCATGTCACCCCATTGAGCGGTGAAGTAACAGCCATTTATTTTGCAGGTACAGATCATGAGGTCACAATTCACGATGGGACCACTTCTACGATGAGCAATATCGATATTCTCATCGGTGGTCAGCGAAAAGCCCATCGGTTCATGACTGGCAATGGTTCTACCACCGAAGGTTACTATCACAACGCAAACAATATCACCTTTACCAACAATACCAACTATGCCATCGTGGTGGGAGACAAAGCCACGAATACCGATATCACTACTTGTGGCACGGTCACAGACAATGGTACAGGTACTTCGGTAAATTACCAAACTTGCACCAACGACAATATAGCACTTGGTAAAAGCACTTCGCAATCCTCTACCGCGCATGGAGGGCTCTCTTCCCGAGCAGTAGATGGCAATACGAGTGGGGTATGGTCTCATGGCTCAGTCACGCATACCAACGCAGAATCGAACCCATGGTGGGAAGTAGACCTGCGAGGTACCTATGAGGTCGATGAGATTGTTTTGTACAATCGGACCAACTGCTGTATGGATCGGCTGAGCAACTTTACCGTCTCGGTGATGAATGGTAGCACGACTACCTGGAGTCAGACCTACAGTGCCTACCCTAATCCATCGCAGACCATCCAAGTAGGCGGGGCACAGGGCGAAACAGTGCGTGTACAACTCAACGGTTCTAGCAACCCATTGTCTTTGGCTGAGGTGCAGGTATATGGTACAGTCGCCTCTACTGTTGGTGGAGATTTTCAGTTGGTCAAAAGGAACGCAACGGGTTTTGCTATCGATGGCGGTGGCAACAGCGGTGCAGAGGGCCGGAGTGTAGAGTTGTACACTTATGTGCAGCACGATAACATGACCTGGACAGAAATCTCACGAGGAGGTGGGTATTATTCTTACCAAAAGTTGAATAGCACAGTTTGTATCGATGGCGGTAGCGGAGGGACCAATGGTCAGGATGTAACGCTCGAGACTTGCAATGCCAATGATTTCAACCAGCACTGGCTGAAAATAGACGCTGGCAATGGACATTACAGGCTAGAAAAACGCGGTACCAACTTCTCTCTTGATGGTGGAAATAATGGCGCAATAGACCAGAATGTATATCTATGGACATCAAGCACAACCAATCAAAATCAGCAGTGGAGGTTTGATGATGTCAGTGCTGGTGCAAGATTACGAGATGAGCCTCTGGATGAGTTGGCGTCTAGCGCATTCAGTTTTTATCCCAATCCAGTAAGTTCCAGACTGACGGTGCAATTGGGAGAAAGTAACTACCAACAATTCGTGATCTACAATGTCAACGGCATGGTGGTGAATCAAGGCAAGGTAGCGGATGATATGAGTAAGCTGACGATAGACATGGATCATCTTGATGCTGGTCTGTACGTACTCAAACTCAGCGGAAACAATGCCAGTAGAAGCATGAGAATCATAAAGGAGTAA